In the genome of Monodelphis domestica isolate mMonDom1 chromosome 2, mMonDom1.pri, whole genome shotgun sequence, one region contains:
- the LOC100021817 gene encoding olfactory receptor 10C1-like yields the protein MPANTSGVVTDFILVGFSRLVGFQGLLFTLFLTIYLLTVVGNLLIVTLVSVDAKLQSPMYFFLRLLSALEIGYTSVTVPLVLHHLRTGQRRIPRVGCAVQMFFFLFFGATECCFLAAMAYDRYAAICTPLRYPILLNRRVCLQLAAGAWTSGALVGLGHTSFIFSLNFCGPNAIPHFFCEIQPVLQLVCGDTYLNELQIILAAALIILCPFGLILVSYAKILATIIRIPSATGRRKAFSTCSSHLVVVSLFYSTAIFIYIRPKDSYDSATDPLLSLFYSVVTPILNPVIYSLRNADVKAALKRTLQKMSSKEI from the coding sequence ATGCCCGCCAACACTTCGGGCGTCGTGACAGATTTCATCCTCGTGGGCTTCTCTCGCCTCGTGGGCTTCCAGGGTCTCCTCTTCACCCTCTTCCTCACCATCTACCTGCTCACTGTAGTTGGCAACCTCCTCATCGTGACCCTAGTCTCAGTCGACGCCAAGCTCCAATCGCCCATGTACTTCTTCCTCCGTCTCCTCTCGGCTCTCGAGATTGGCTATACCTCCGTCACTGTCCCGCTCGTGCTCCATCACCTCCGGACTGGCCAGCGCCGGATTCCGAGGGTCGGCTGCGCAGTCCAgatgttcttcttcctctttttcggTGCTACTGAATGCTGTTTCTTGGCCGCTATGGCTTACGACCGCTACGCTGCCATCTGCACTCCACTCCGCTATCCGATTCTGCTGAACCGCCGCGTGTGCCTGCAGCTAGCCGCTGGGGCCTGGACTAGTGGGGCATTGGTGGGACTTGGCCACACCTCTTTCATCTTCTCCCTAAATTTCTGTGGACCCAATGCAATTCCTCACTTCTTCTGCGAAATTCAACCAGTGCTACAGCTAGTCTGCGGGGACACATACCTCAACGAGCTGCAGATTATTTTGGCCGCTGCTCTCATCATCCTCTGCCCCTTTGGGCTGATCCTGGTCTCCTACGCGAAGATCCTAGCTACGATTATACGGATCCCTTCTGCCACAGGCCGCCGCAAAGCCTTTTCCACCTGCTCCTCACATCTGGTCGTGGTTTCCCTCTTCTATAGCACAGCTATCTTCATCTACATCCGTCCCAAGGACAGCTACGACTCGGCCACTGATCCACTGTTGTCTCTCTTTTACTCAGTGGTAACTCCTATTCTTAATCCAGTCATCTACAGCCTTCGTAATGCTGATGTCAAGGCTGCCCTCAAAAGGACCCTCCAGAAGATGAGTTCCAAAGAGATCTAG